Within the Erinaceus europaeus unplaced genomic scaffold, mEriEur2.1 scaffold_708, whole genome shotgun sequence genome, the region CTTCATGGAAGCTGTGGGCCCCGATGGTCTCCATGGCAATGACAGGGACATCACCCCAGCCCACCTCCTGCAGCCCCTGCACCACACCGCACAGCATGCCCCCGCCGCCCACCGACAGCACGATGGCTCCTGGCTTGGCGCTCAGCGTCTCTTTCAGCTCCTTCACGATGGACGTGTGGCCTTCCCTAGGGGACGGGGACAGTTTAGGGCTGGGTGTCCTCAGAACACCTGGcagggggaaagggggcatcgtcCCAGATGCCCCCTCCTCCCTGACTCcaccctggcccccagctgccaACATCTGCCTTCCACAGATGTTTCTTTGTACCGCCGTCCCCTCCTCCCCCCGGCCCAGGTGACAGGCTTGGAGGTGACACCCTAGGGACAGCCACCCTTGCCTCCTCCCTGGACTGTCTGGTGTTTGATCTGCGGGCGTCTGGGTGTGTATTCACCCTGGATGTGAGGACGCCACTAGCCCCACCTGCCCTACCTGTGTGTCTTCTCTCCCTGAGGTGTACTGAGGGGACGCCGGCCCCACCACCACTAGGCGACCCAGGGCCCCGCATACCAGATGAGGGGGTCGTCAAAGGGTGGCACGTAGACCCAGCCCGGGTTGTTCTTGGCCAGGGCTTTGGCCAGCTCAAAGGCCTCGTTCAGCGACTGCAAGAGCAAGAGTCGCTGAGCAGTGGCTCGACCGAGAGCTGTCTGTTGCACCCTTACCCGATAGCCGCGGCCCCGCCTCGTGGCTCTTTTTGGTCCCGCCCCTGGCTCTCGTTGGCCCTACCCAGGCGCTTGGCCCCGCCTCCAGGGAACTCATCTTGGCCCCGCCCCGGCTCATGGGTCCCGCCTCCAGGCTCTTACTGGCCCCGCCCCCATGTCTCTCATTGGTCTTGCTCCAGACTCTTGGCCCCGCCCCGGGAAGCTCGTGGCGGACCcgccctccccccttctccatgGGCACGCCCCTCCCCTCCGTGGCCACGCCCACTGGGTACTCACCTCCCCCACCACTTTGACCATGGCTCCCTCGTTCTTGAGTCTCTCGATGGTGAGGGCTGGAGTGGTACTAGGTACGACGATGGTGGCCGGGATGCCCAGCTTCCGGGCGGCATAGGCGGCCGCCATGCCTGCGTTGCCAGCTGCCGGGGTCAGATGGGGGGTGTCATTGTGGGATCCCAGCCAGAAAGCCTCCATCCCACCTCAGGGGGCTGCACCCCGCGTCCCAGGATGACCACTAGCCTCCCCCTGGAATTCCCCATTCAGTGTTTGCAAGAGCTGACGGCTGGGCCCAGAGAGGGTGAGCGCCTGGCCTGGGGACTTGCAGCAGGCTACTTACCCGAGGAGCAGACGAAGTGTTGACAGCCTCGTTCAGCCCACTGAGGAGACAAAGGGGCATCAGGCCACCCCTGCCCAGCCTTGGCTggaccctcccctcccttttggAGCTCCCCAGTGACACCAGCTTTCTCTGGCCTCTTCTTCACTCACATGGAGTAGGATGAAGGAGAGGGGCACCTATGGCCCTGGGGTGGGAGTCACCCCCCACTACCACAGGAAGTGCTCTGGGCACTGTGTGGCAGTGGGCCACACCAGGAGCTCCCAGGATGTCATACagcagtgtccctccctgctagGGGACTAGAAGTTGCCCCCATATGGCTCCTGCTAACCAGGGGTCCTACCGTCTTGCAGAGGTGCCCTATGCCCCGGATCTTGAAGGAGCCAGAGGGCTGGGAGCTGTCCATCTTGAGGTAGACACTGGTGCCCGCCACCTTGGACAGGGGCATGCTGTCTCGAATGGGTGTCTTCACGTGCAGGGGATCCCTGGATGCCATTGCTGGGGGAGGGCATGCCAGACGGGGGTCAGGCAGGCTATGACAGGgacagccctgcccctcccctcagtTGGCTGAGGACAGGACCAAGGGGACAGTGGCCTAGAGACTTGGCTTCCAGTCACTGCCTCACTACCTCACTATGTGGCCTCaccttcacctgcagggtggcacaaagaccccccccccgtgcccacgcTTGTGTCACAcatggagacacacacatacacacacaccacatgggGAAGCTGTGACCTTCAGAATGAAACACAGAACCTACAGCTTCCCAGAAGCCCCAGGTGAAGGAGGAGATGCTGATTCAGGAGCTGTGACAGGTGGGGGATGGCTCAACTAGTAGGGCAAGGGACCCTTAAGCCCCAAGCTCCTGGATCCAGACCGGCActgcacgtaccagagtgatgctctggcttccctCTCTTTCAGTGTGAAACTTTTCTTAATATCTAGTGGAAATAGTTAAGAGATAGCTTTCTCTTTTTCGTTCTCTCTTTCAATTTGGtatggcagagaaattgagagagagggagagggagagggagagagagagagagagagagacctacagcactgcttcaacactcttaaagcttccccccgggagtcagacagtagcacagcgggttaagcgcacatggtacagtgtaaggactggtgtaagaatcccggttggagccccccagctccccagctgcaggggagtcgcttcacaggcagtgaagcagggctgcagttgtctacctttgtctccccctctctgtcttcccctccccttctccatttctctctgtcctatccaacaacaatgacatcaataacaatagctacaacaataaaacaagggcaacaaaaaaaagggaaaataaataaatattttttcaaaagcttccctctgcaggtggggaactggaggcttgaacctgggtccctgagcatggtaacatgtgtgctcaaccaggcatgccaccactcaTTTCGCACCTTCATTTCAAGGCATGAATTGCAAGCTGGTTAAGCAGATACGTTGGGGAGCAGATCAGGCATGGAGTACCATTGCTGTTCCTTTTATAAAAATttcaatataacaacaacaaatacagcCCCAGCCCTTTCTTATATCCTCCCTTGCCCCTGTTGGCAGGCAGCCTTGGCTCTGTCATGCCTGCTGCCTAAGTTTGATCTTGTCTGtcacctattttatttttaaaaaatatttatttttgttattgggtagagacagggagagggagatagaaagggagagagacagagagacacctgaagctctgcttcatcacttgtgaagctttccccctgcaggcggggaccgggggtttgaaccctggaccttgtgccctgtaatgcaTGTAttttaccaggtgcgccatcaccaggCCCCCACCTATTGTTTTTCCATATTCAGCCTGTGTACAGTCTACTTGTACCAAAAAAACTAAaatcatgctcaaggactgggaccggcgtaaggattcaattccggttcgagccctgggctccccatctgcaggggagttgcttcacaagcggtgaagcaggtctgcaggtgtctgtctttctctccccctttgtctccccctcctctcttgatttctctctgtcctatccaacaacgatgacaataataactaaagcaataaaaaaaaacaagggcaacaaaagggaataaataaatattttttaaaaagctaaaaatcatatgtgtgtgtgtgcgcatgcacAGACACGTGTGCACAGAATGTCTCAGGAGACACATGAAAAGCTGGTTGGGGGGTTTCCTGCGGAGCTGGTCTTTGACCCACTTTGTACTGTTGCATAGTTCTGCTCTGTGCATTATGTAAATGCATctgtatttaattaaaataaatatgtttagaaagagaaagagagagagaggagagacgcgcTTAGGAGAAAGCCCATCCCAGTGGAGCCCACTTTTGCCCCAGGCCAACACACGGGAGCACTGTGCACAAGGGAAGCTTTCCCAGTCCTGGAGAACTACTGTgttatctctgcttctctctctcactgtctgtctctcatcttctaggAAAATGGAGTATGCTTGGAGCAGTGGAACTGTGCAGGCACGGAGTCTCTGTGATAACTCTtgatagcaaaaagaaaaaaaaggcggggggagggcagaggagaaACTCCACAGCACCGCACCAGCATTCAGAGAGCTCCCTGcatggtgctcccctgtggtgctgggccttaaacccaggacctcacacaggcTCAGGTGCATGTTTCCAGggtgagatacacacacacacacacacacacacacacacacacacacacacacacacacacacacacgtcttcgGAACCCCAACACCCAGCTAGGAAACACTTCACTGAAATTCTCTTCATAATTATGATTACATGATGCTAGGTAGTCAGCTACAATGAGGACACCaccatgggtgggggagatagcatcatggttctgccaaGAAACTCTCATGCTGTCAGTCCTTGGCCACCGGACCACGACTTTGAGATGACAGCGCTGACACTGTGACACTGCAGCCACAGGAGAGCAGAGCAAGGAAGCAGGGCAGGGCACAGTGAGGGGGTGGCCACCATTCTGTTACTGTGGCTTCTTGGCCAGGCTGTGACACAGTGTGGGGACTGGAATACCAATGTGACTTCTTCAGGGCCACCCGGGGAGGGGGCAGTTGAGTCCCAGAGTACAGGCTTGCTGTAGGACACGGTGTGGCTTCGATCTCGACCTCTTGATAGGCTGGGAAGTGAAAAGGTTGAGGTCGCCTGGtgtctggacacacacacacatacacacacacacacacacactcacacacacaccacttctcCATCTCGCTCCTGTTCACACTCACACAGGGACTGTCCTGACCACCTGGCCTGAATCACGAGTCACAGTCAGCGGGTGGCAGGGTGAGCTGCCCACCTGGGTCCTGCTTTTTCACCTCCCCAGAAAGCCAGTCATGGGGGCCTCCACCCCCTTTCATTGCCACCCCTCCCGGTTCTGCCTCTGACCTGGGCACCCCTGGACCAGACTGAACCAGACACACCTGGgtcagaggaaaaggaaggggtgCAATTCCTGACCATCCCACCAACTCTAGCACCCCCAAAGATGAGCACTTTGGGCATCTCTGAATTAAGTGACATTCAGATCCCAGGATGAGGGAGACTCAGTTATGCCCATCCCTCTAGGTCTCTTGAGTAAAAGTCACAAACTGGGCGTACCCCAGAACTCCCCACACCTGTCAGCTAAGTTTCCTGGACTAAAATCATTCCCCAAACAACACCCATTTGGGGCTGACTGTTAATCTCTTGAGCAGAGTGCCAAGGGCTGGTGTTTGGATGGGGGAACCTGGAAGATGTTAGGTGGGCTTGGGAACTCCCCACACCCATCTCCAGGGCTCCTTCCTGTGCTCTCAAGTGCAGGGGGAGCAGGGCCCCCCAGGGTGGTGGAGACGGTTTCCCTCTTCCTAATGCAGCAGCACCCTGCCCTCCTACCTGTCAAGGTGAAGTTGAGGGGtcaggggagctggggtctgcCTGCCCCCCAGTAGGAGCTCAGGATATGTGAGTGGCCATCATATCCTAGCTGGACATTCTAAGCCCCCTGCCTTGGCTCACCCACAAACCAGACATATGAGGAATCTGTGATTTGCCCATTTTacaaatggggaaactgaggcacagctaGAGCAGACCTGCCAGCTTAGCTTTGCAGCGGGCTTTATGCTCATCTGGctttttctacctccccctcctccttccctgagCTGCTCAGGTTGGCGGTAGGCACCCTTGGACCCTGGGCATGTGGGGGGACCGAGGATGGACGTCCCTTACCGGACAATGTGGCAGAGCAGGAGTGAAGCGAGCTGGTCCTGACAGacgcaggacagacagacagatgggcaGGGAGGCTGGCTTCTGAGCTGTCACTGGGGCGGCTGTCCAGACTTTATTCTCCGGGCAGCCAATGGGGCCCCGGGCCTGGACACACCCCTGCTGGGCCCTCCCCCTGGCCCTGTCCTCCAGGCtggctggaggggaggggaggggcggctGGCTCCTCAGCCTGATACTCCCCCATCCTGCCCATCGCTCCAGCCACGCCCATTCCCCAGCCTCAGTTTCTCTATTTGCACATGTAAGACCTACTTCCCAAGGACACCATGGGACTAGGAAGAACACAGTTTGAGACCACGAGCTGAAAGTGACCAACATGTGCCTGGCGCATAGTATCAAGAAACACACAGGAGGAAGAAGGTGCTGCTACTACCCTCCTCTGACTGTGTGTGGGGAGGCACAGGCACAGAGGAGAGAAGGGCTGACATCCAGGGCGCAGTCTGAGTGCCACAGCTGCCCCTGCCATCCACATGCTTTTTGGAATAACGGGGCAGGTAGCATCCCAGGTAAGATCcaggtggtcctgagttcaaatctcAGTTCTGATATTTACTACCTTTGTGACCCCAGGCAAGTCACTTTGTCTCTGAGAATCTCTGTTTTCTTACCTTTAAAACAGAGGTattgctggggagacagtatagtggttctgccaaagattctcatacctgaggctctgaagtctcaggttcaatccccagcaccaccataaaccagagctgaactgagctcataaataaatagataagtaaataaaaacatggaTGATAATTGTGCCACCCTCCTAAGACCAGGTAGTGTTATGATATGAGCATGGAAGAATAGGGAATTGATGTGTCCAGTAAggctggccaccaccaccaccaccacgaccatgatcaccaccaccaccaccaccaccatcaccaccattattgccaccaccatcaccaccatggcCATGACCatgaccatcaccaccatcataattatcaccaccatcatcaccatcatcgtctccatcctctttatcaccatcaccaccatcatcatagAACTGGAAGGTCTTGCAGCTGTAGAAGTAACTCAATTGGCAGAGCATCAGACTTGTATACTTGAGGTTCCTAGTTCGATCCCCAACCCAGCAGATACCTATGTGTagccctggcttctctctctcagatgtaatacataaaataaatcttaaacagcTGCAGGGTCTTACGCCTGAAGTCACTCCTTGCCCCTCACCCAGCTTCCTGTCTGTCCCTGGTTGTGtgtaagatacacacacacacccagctgcCTCTCACCCTCAACAAAGCTCAACAAAGCTCTCTTGTGCATCTGGCCAGGACACAAATGCCAACGAGAGAGTGGGCAGTGAGGGCACAAGCAGCAGGCTCAGCCATTCTGTTCTGGGGGACAAGCTGTTCCTTCCGCTGATCCCCAGCCCCATGCCAGGGGAGTGGGCACAGGCGTGTGCTGTGGGCAGAGTACAGACCGGGGCAGACCTTTGCCTGCTGTGATTTTTGCTTGTCTTAAAATAGtccactgggtagagtgcatgtttcacagtgtgtgaagacctgggtttgagcccctggtcactgcATAGGAGTGTCTGCATAGGGAgatttcatgagtagtggagaagTGCTGTTCTGTCTTtccttgcctctctgtctctcactatatatatatatatatatagtgagagagagagagagattctgttgagaaggggagggaagggtagAATCATGCAAGTGTGAAGCTCCAGGGATAATGCtggtggaaaaagagagagagaaaagaaaaagaagaaggagaagaggaaggagaagaagaaatgcctTAAACTTATGAGTAAGGATAACAATGATTTGGGGTGACGCCCGAATCCTCACTGCTAATGTGAGATGAATTTTTGAGCGGGTAAAGGTTGCCCCTAAGGTGACCCATCTACTTTGTGGGATGCCTGGGACCCcccataaaaaaagaagatgaagaagaggaggaggagggaaaagaggagaaggggaaagggagaggagagaggagaggagaaggggaggaggaggaggaagaggaagaaggaagagaaggggaaagggagaggagagaggagaaggggaggagagaagagaagagaaagaagagaaagaagagaaagaagagaagagaagagaagagaagagaagagaagagaagagaagagaagagaagagaagagaagaggaggagtaaTATAGTTGAGCGGGAGAGGGAGCTCACTGAGCGGAGTATCTGTGTTGCCATGTTCTCGACCCACTTTCCGGACCCAGCACCACAAAGGAAGTGTGATGGTAATGGAGGGAGGGTGTGGGGCTGTGATGTCTCCCacgttctgtctctttctttgtctctgtctatatgaatgaaaaaaagtgGCTAGAGCGGTGAGACTGTGCATGGATGCCAGCTGCCCGCACAtgcgcacgtgcacacacacacacacacacacacacacacacacacacaccacaatctTGACTGGGAAAAaccaaaacagaacaaacaaacaatcccCCCCTCCAAATAAAGGAAATGAGCCAGCAGCAAGGGACACAGTTCAGCtggtggagtgcaggacttgaGGCTCTACCCTCAGCATCACATGGACTGGAGTGGctctctctggcttctctctcccacttAGAGATCTATCTCGTaaggaaaatgaataagtaaatgcttctttttaaagaaatgaaaatcacCAAAGgatcaaaaagagagaaaaacacaccatCAGTCTGTCTCACTGTTCTTGACATGGGGCTGATCCTAGTTGttgctctttatctccccttctctcaatttctgtctctatccaaaataaatagataaataaaatattgaaatgaaGGGTAACCATACTGAAACATGGTTCACCCGCTCTGTTGGCCATTCCTTCACTCACTCTAAACTTTCGAATATTTTCATCAGCCCTGCCCCTTGCCCCCAAACTTTGTGCCTCATTCCTCCCCTTCCAGGTCCTGTCAGCCCCTCTCTGTGTGTCAACTCATCTAGAAGGAGTCACTTGCCTTAGTGACTCTCTGCCCTGTGTCCCCGAGGGCCTCTGGGATGTACTGGGCCTTCTTCCTCTCCAGCCATCATTGCTGGGCCTTTGCTACTGGCAtgtcataaaaaacaaaaaaacaaaacaaaacaaaaaagaaaggaaggaaggaaggaaagaagaagaaagattatatttattcttttttcttttctttgcctccaaggttgttgctggggctcagtgatggcGCTATGAAttcacctctcctggtggccattttttcctttttttttttttattctttttttttaattggatagagacaggtagaaatcgagaaggaagggggtgatagacagggagacagacagacgtctgcaggcctgcctcatcacttatgaagctttccccctacaggtggggaccaggggatcaaacctgggtccttgtgcattgtaacatgtgcgctcagccaggtgcccaccacttggcccccatttttccttttctaatgagagagagagagagagagagagagagagagaggactagatagcactctggtacatgtgctgatggggatcgaactcaggacctcatgcttgagagtccagtgctttgtcactgcgccacctcccagaccccctgtatgtatgtattaaagagtgaaagagagagaactggcaCTTGTGATGCTGGCGACAGAGctttggacctcatgctcaaggAGCCCAAAGCTTCAGCCAcgacgccacctcctggatcacacagttTCAATTTTAAGCCTATAAAGGCggaccaggagacagctcaccctggaccatgtgcaagctcccgggttcaagcccagacaCTGCCGAGCAGCACCgtggcactgggagaagctcctTGGATGGCCGTGTGAGGCTGTGGAGCAGAATGTCCTTACCAGAGAGTCAGGTGACTTGGAGTTAAAGACTCACCTCTGAGTCTGTCAGAGAGTTTGTCTGTGACTGCTAGTGGCATTCACCCCTCAACGGGCTGGAAGGACTGGAGTTGAAGAGGGAAGTCAAAAGACagcttccccctccccatttctttttaaacttttttgattatctttgtttattggatagagacagccagaaatc harbors:
- the SDS gene encoding L-serine dehydratase/L-threonine deaminase — translated: MASRDPLHVKTPIRDSMPLSKVAGTSVYLKMDSSQPSGSFKIRGIGHLCKTWAERGCQHFVCSSAGNAGMAAAYAARKLGIPATIVVPSTTPALTIERLKNEGAMVKVVGESLNEAFELAKALAKNNPGWVYVPPFDDPLIWEGHTSIVKELKETLSAKPGAIVLSVGGGGMLCGVVQGLQEVGWGDVPVIAMETIGAHSFHEATKAGKLVTLPQITSVAKALGVSTVGAQALKLFQEHPIFSEVISDQEAVAAIEKFVDHEKILVEPACGAALAAVYSGVVQKLQRSGKLCSPLSSLVVIVCGGSNISLAQLRALKEQLGMCNGPSE